From the genome of Tindallia californiensis, one region includes:
- a CDS encoding valine--tRNA ligase codes for METTLQKNYDPKTFEKKIYEDWMEKDLFKATPNSGKEPFCIVLPPPNITGQLHLGHALDQTLQDILTRYKRMRGYETLWLPGTDHASIATEVKVVDKIKQEQGLDKNEIGREKFLEEAWNWRDNYGRRIVDQMKQLGNSCDWSRERFTMDEGCNKAVKEFFVRLYEKGLIYRGNRIINWCPDCKTSLSDIEVEHEEKSGKFWHVNYPIKDEDTYIEIATTRPETILGDTAVAVHPEDERYKHLIGKTVILPLLNREIPIIADEYVDPEFGTGAVKITPSHDPNDFEVGTRHQLPQIRVMNDDASINENGGPYCGMSRYDARHQMVKDLEKLGLLVSVKERVHNVGQCYRCSTAVEPITSEQWFLHMEPLAKPAIDAVKNNHTKFIPERFSKIYFHWLENIRDWCVSRQLWWGHRIPAYYCQDCGEMMVLRESPEVCTQCKGDHIVQDEDVLDTWFSSALWPFSTLGWPDKTPELDYFYPTNVLVTGYDIIFFWVVRMVFSGLEVCDDIPFEHVLVHGLVRDAEGRKMSKSLGNGVDPLEVIEEYGADALRFTLVQGNSPGNDLRFHEERLEASRNFANKLWNATRFLLMNLDGEVATLSQKEQRLTFEDRWILSRLQRVEQEITSNLDKFELGLAQQKIVDFTWNEYCDWYIEMSKTRLYSENEEAKHTAQAVLVEVLENILKLLHPFMPFITEEIWQSLPGERDNIMISPWPVTKNQWINPKAEEEMDQLVQAIKSIRNIRSDMNVPASKKAALMVLNARTELKSLLERGTPYLMSLASVSNVTFFEDQNKIPNQAVSVPFAGAEMFIPLEELVDIQKELQRLEKEKEKYQGEIKRVQGKLSNKGFIEKAPATLVEEEKQKQVKFEEMLQNLEKRIKELQ; via the coding sequence ATGGAAACAACATTGCAAAAGAATTATGATCCAAAAACATTTGAAAAGAAAATTTATGAAGATTGGATGGAAAAAGACTTATTTAAAGCTACTCCAAATTCTGGAAAAGAGCCTTTTTGTATTGTTTTACCACCGCCAAATATTACGGGACAACTTCATTTGGGTCATGCATTGGACCAGACACTGCAAGATATACTGACCAGATACAAACGAATGCGAGGGTACGAAACATTATGGCTACCCGGAACAGATCATGCCAGTATTGCAACGGAAGTGAAAGTAGTTGACAAAATAAAGCAAGAGCAAGGGTTAGATAAAAACGAAATAGGACGAGAAAAATTTCTTGAAGAAGCTTGGAACTGGCGCGATAACTATGGCCGCAGGATAGTGGACCAAATGAAACAGTTAGGAAATTCATGTGACTGGTCAAGAGAACGCTTTACCATGGATGAAGGATGCAACAAAGCTGTTAAGGAGTTCTTTGTGCGTTTATACGAAAAAGGGTTGATTTATCGGGGAAACCGAATCATTAACTGGTGTCCGGACTGTAAAACCTCTTTATCGGATATCGAAGTAGAGCATGAAGAAAAATCCGGGAAATTCTGGCATGTCAACTATCCGATAAAAGATGAGGATACTTATATTGAAATAGCTACTACCAGACCGGAAACAATCTTAGGAGATACGGCGGTTGCTGTGCATCCGGAAGATGAGAGATACAAGCATCTTATAGGAAAAACCGTTATTTTACCACTGTTAAACCGAGAGATTCCCATTATTGCGGATGAGTATGTGGATCCGGAATTTGGAACAGGAGCTGTAAAAATAACACCATCACATGATCCGAACGATTTTGAGGTAGGGACACGACATCAGTTACCACAAATACGAGTGATGAATGACGACGCTAGTATTAATGAAAATGGTGGCCCTTATTGTGGGATGAGTCGTTATGATGCACGTCATCAGATGGTGAAAGACTTAGAAAAGCTAGGCTTATTAGTGAGTGTGAAAGAACGGGTTCACAATGTAGGACAATGTTATCGATGCAGTACTGCTGTAGAGCCAATTACTTCGGAGCAATGGTTTTTGCATATGGAGCCGCTGGCAAAACCGGCCATTGATGCGGTTAAGAATAACCATACAAAGTTTATACCAGAAAGATTTAGTAAAATCTATTTTCACTGGTTAGAAAATATAAGAGACTGGTGTGTTTCTCGTCAGCTTTGGTGGGGACATCGAATTCCAGCCTATTATTGCCAGGACTGTGGAGAAATGATGGTGTTAAGAGAATCGCCAGAGGTTTGCACCCAATGTAAAGGAGATCACATTGTTCAAGATGAAGATGTTTTAGATACTTGGTTTAGCTCAGCCTTATGGCCTTTTTCCACACTGGGATGGCCAGATAAAACACCAGAGCTAGATTATTTTTACCCAACAAATGTACTGGTGACAGGATACGATATTATTTTCTTCTGGGTTGTCCGCATGGTGTTTAGCGGCTTGGAGGTTTGTGACGACATTCCTTTTGAGCATGTGTTAGTCCATGGGTTGGTTCGAGATGCTGAAGGTAGAAAAATGAGCAAATCTCTTGGGAACGGGGTTGACCCTCTTGAAGTGATTGAAGAGTACGGCGCTGACGCTTTACGATTCACTCTGGTTCAAGGGAATAGTCCGGGGAACGATTTGCGTTTTCACGAAGAAAGACTGGAAGCTAGTCGGAATTTTGCTAATAAGCTCTGGAATGCTACTCGGTTTTTATTGATGAATCTTGATGGTGAAGTGGCGACTCTAAGCCAAAAAGAACAACGATTAACCTTTGAAGATCGATGGATATTATCGCGACTTCAAAGAGTTGAGCAGGAAATAACCTCAAATTTAGACAAATTTGAATTAGGGCTTGCACAACAAAAAATCGTTGATTTCACTTGGAATGAATATTGCGATTGGTATATTGAAATGAGCAAAACCAGGCTGTATAGTGAGAATGAAGAAGCAAAGCATACGGCTCAGGCTGTGCTTGTGGAAGTATTAGAAAATATTTTGAAATTGTTACATCCATTTATGCCGTTCATTACGGAAGAAATCTGGCAAAGCCTTCCAGGAGAAAGAGATAACATAATGATTTCTCCCTGGCCAGTAACCAAAAACCAATGGATCAATCCAAAAGCAGAAGAAGAAATGGATCAGTTGGTACAGGCGATCAAAAGCATTCGGAACATACGGTCAGATATGAATGTGCCAGCATCGAAAAAAGCCGCACTAATGGTATTGAATGCACGAACGGAACTAAAGAGTCTGCTGGAAAGAGGGACGCCTTACCTTATGAGTCTGGCTTCTGTATCCAATGTAACGTTTTTTGAAGATCAAAACAAGATACCGAATCAAGCTGTTTCTGTCCCCTTTGCAGGTGCTGAAATGTTTATTCCTCTGGAAGAATTGGTTGATATCCAAAAAGAGCTTCAAAGGCTGGAAAAAGAGAAAGAGAAATATCAGGGAGAAATCAAGCGTGTTCAAGGAAAACTAAGCAATAAAGGGTTTATAGAAAAAGCTCCGGCTACATTAGTTGAAGAAGAAAAACAAAAACAAGTAAAATTTGAAGAAATGCTTCAAAACCTTGAAAAGCGAATTAAAGAGCTTCAATAA
- a CDS encoding D-2-hydroxyacid dehydrogenase, whose amino-acid sequence MYKIVFNIPSHVTFSQQKIEAMLDPEKFEKVLFVNKPEQLEEVIEDTDVLVTYPCEASIIRKGKNLKWLQAITVGVDAFPIKELHEKGVIITNGKGVHRIHMAEYAIASMIMMARNIHSMIRNQMSSTWDRQIEQNEIFGATVGILGLGSIGQEIAKKASLMGMRVIGIKNNPEEIPYVDNTFGMTEIEALLKESDYVINLLPETVKTRKIINAKNLSVMKKNACLINMGRGGTIDEEALIKALKERWIRGFVADVFEEEPLPQSSPLWKLENVVITPHICGESTKYMEKLMPILQNNLKVFQGGNGNMMNVVDLEKGY is encoded by the coding sequence ATGTATAAAATTGTTTTTAATATTCCCTCGCACGTCACTTTTTCTCAACAAAAAATAGAAGCGATGCTGGATCCGGAAAAGTTCGAAAAAGTATTGTTTGTCAATAAGCCAGAGCAATTAGAAGAAGTGATTGAAGATACAGATGTTCTGGTTACTTACCCTTGTGAAGCATCCATTATTCGAAAGGGTAAAAATCTGAAATGGCTTCAAGCAATTACCGTAGGAGTAGATGCATTTCCAATCAAAGAACTGCATGAAAAAGGCGTTATTATTACGAATGGAAAAGGCGTACACCGGATTCATATGGCTGAATATGCTATCGCAAGCATGATTATGATGGCTAGAAACATTCATTCAATGATCCGAAACCAGATGAGCAGTACGTGGGATCGTCAGATAGAACAAAATGAAATATTTGGTGCAACAGTTGGTATTTTAGGATTAGGAAGCATTGGTCAGGAAATTGCAAAAAAAGCATCTTTAATGGGCATGCGAGTGATCGGCATTAAAAACAACCCAGAGGAAATACCTTATGTGGATAATACTTTTGGAATGACTGAAATCGAAGCCCTTCTTAAAGAAAGTGATTATGTGATTAACCTCTTACCAGAAACAGTGAAAACAAGAAAAATAATAAATGCAAAAAACTTATCGGTGATGAAAAAAAATGCTTGCTTAATCAACATGGGACGTGGAGGTACCATTGATGAAGAAGCTTTAATAAAAGCCCTTAAAGAAAGGTGGATCCGCGGTTTTGTAGCCGATGTCTTTGAAGAAGAGCCATTACCTCAAAGCAGCCCTTTATGGAAACTGGAAAATGTTGTCATAACACCACATATATGTGGTGAATCTACGAAATACATGGAAAAACTCATGCCGATTTTACAGAATAACCTAAAAGTATTTCAAGGTGGTAATGGGAATATGATGAATGTGGTAGATTTAGAAAAAGGCTATTAA
- a CDS encoding YbaK/EbsC family protein → MTDKERLDDMVEYIESLPINTKVIVFEPGSTKTAQMAADQLGVSVGQIAKSILFLAEETPVLVVTSGDAKINTSKIKKQLGIKPKMASKEECIEKTGFPPGGVCPFGLTNVQILLDSSMERFDTVYAAAGTSNTAVPITMAQLAEVTGGKVVDVCKYGKELPNV, encoded by the coding sequence ATGACCGATAAAGAGCGGCTGGACGATATGGTAGAATATATAGAATCACTTCCAATAAACACCAAAGTGATCGTCTTTGAACCGGGGTCGACAAAAACAGCCCAAATGGCAGCAGATCAACTTGGTGTGTCGGTAGGTCAAATTGCGAAATCTATTTTATTTCTTGCAGAAGAAACTCCAGTGTTAGTAGTGACTAGCGGTGATGCAAAAATTAATACCAGTAAAATAAAGAAGCAGTTAGGAATAAAACCTAAAATGGCTTCAAAAGAAGAATGTATTGAAAAAACAGGGTTCCCTCCTGGTGGAGTTTGCCCTTTTGGTTTGACAAATGTCCAAATCCTTCTTGATTCAAGTATGGAGCGATTTGATACTGTATATGCAGCGGCAGGTACTTCTAATACGGCTGTTCCCATTACAATGGCACAACTTGCAGAAGTAACCGGAGGAAAGGTTGTAGATGTATGTAAATATGGAAAGGAGTTACCCAATGTATAA
- a CDS encoding anaerobic ribonucleoside-triphosphate reductase activating protein, translated as MRIGGIQKTSLIDYPGHLSTVIFLRGCNFRCSYCHNAELLSIEGVQIERQKMMDELITRRSFIDSVVISGGECTLSEDLRGFIQEIKSIGYGVKLDTNGTKPDIIEPLIKEGLIDYIAMDIKAPPEKYDQIAGVCVDLDAINKSIRVIKNQMKNYEFRTTVSPEILTETEVLKIADWISDAKKYVLQNFRDNENVLCGRKKLTSYPAIRMTYLKEQLEPFFEEVILR; from the coding sequence ATGCGTATTGGCGGAATTCAAAAAACATCGCTAATCGATTATCCAGGGCATTTATCAACGGTTATTTTTTTGCGAGGATGCAATTTTAGGTGCTCCTATTGTCACAATGCAGAACTGTTGAGTATCGAAGGTGTTCAGATAGAACGACAGAAAATGATGGATGAATTGATTACGAGACGTTCTTTTATTGATAGTGTGGTTATCTCAGGTGGTGAATGCACATTATCAGAAGATTTAAGAGGCTTTATACAAGAAATAAAATCCATTGGATATGGTGTAAAACTGGATACCAATGGAACAAAACCGGATATTATTGAACCACTTATCAAAGAAGGATTGATTGATTATATCGCCATGGATATAAAAGCGCCACCGGAAAAATATGATCAGATTGCAGGCGTTTGTGTAGATCTTGATGCTATCAATAAAAGCATTAGGGTTATTAAAAACCAGATGAAAAACTATGAATTCAGAACCACTGTATCACCAGAAATTTTGACGGAGACAGAGGTTTTGAAAATTGCTGATTGGATATCCGATGCTAAAAAGTACGTTCTTCAAAACTTTCGTGATAATGAAAATGTGCTTTGTGGAAGAAAAAAGCTTACGTCATATCCAGCGATAAGAATGACTTACTTAAAAGAACAATTAGAACCATTCTTTGAAGAAGTAATTCTTCGCTAA
- a CDS encoding AEC family transporter, translating to MIENMFFSLGTALPIFLVMCSGYLMRQKEIIDGDFVKKANHMVFYVALPIKLFCDVSGATFQEYFDIGFILFITVVTVGGAILSWILGNTVIKKPDQIGAFAQGAFRGNFLYIGFSLMENILGHIAIKGPLAVAIIVPVYNVMSVIILSYAGKDRTKKIHLKKTLSDIAKNPLIVAITAGIIMSLIPVQVPVVAERTMEYFAVIATPLALIAIGASFNISHTLENLPIALIASAIKLVALPMLSVVSALFFGYRGEDIILIYVLTGVPTATVSFIMAAAMNADKELASDIIMVSTLLSIVTMTSFVFAFRSIGII from the coding sequence ATGATAGAAAATATGTTTTTTAGTCTTGGCACCGCATTGCCTATTTTTTTGGTCATGTGTTCTGGCTATCTTATGAGGCAAAAGGAAATAATAGATGGCGACTTTGTAAAAAAAGCAAATCACATGGTTTTTTATGTGGCATTGCCGATTAAATTATTCTGCGATGTTTCTGGTGCGACATTTCAAGAGTACTTTGATATAGGATTTATTTTATTTATAACGGTGGTAACGGTTGGTGGAGCTATTTTATCCTGGATTTTAGGAAACACTGTTATAAAGAAACCGGACCAAATAGGAGCTTTTGCTCAAGGGGCATTTAGAGGAAATTTCTTGTACATAGGGTTTTCCTTAATGGAGAACATCCTTGGACACATCGCCATTAAAGGTCCGTTAGCTGTAGCGATTATCGTTCCGGTGTATAATGTTATGTCTGTTATTATTTTGTCATATGCAGGAAAAGACCGCACCAAGAAAATTCACCTTAAAAAGACCCTGTCAGATATTGCAAAAAACCCATTGATTGTTGCGATCACAGCCGGCATTATCATGTCCCTGATCCCAGTTCAAGTTCCTGTCGTAGCCGAGAGAACCATGGAGTACTTTGCTGTGATTGCTACGCCGTTAGCCTTAATTGCGATTGGTGCTTCTTTTAATATTAGTCATACATTGGAGAATTTACCAATAGCACTCATTGCCAGTGCGATTAAACTCGTGGCACTACCCATGCTATCCGTTGTTTCAGCCCTGTTTTTTGGCTATAGAGGAGAGGATATCATATTAATCTATGTACTGACTGGTGTACCGACAGCAACAGTGTCCTTTATTATGGCAGCAGCCATGAATGCAGACAAAGAACTGGCTTCAGATATTATTATGGTAAGTACATTGTTATCAATTGTAACCATGACATCTTTTGTTTTTGCTTTTAGAAGTATAGGGATCATTTAA
- a CDS encoding ribonucleoside triphosphate reductase — MAISKIQKRNGEIVDFQMTKIKDAIFKAVQSVGGDDEIRAGVLAKKVVDIVNETCRASIPSVEDIQDLVEKVLIEEGHAKTAKAFILYRKRREELREVKNLFMDAEEMVEEYVSLDDWRVNENANMGFSLQGLNNHIVESISSKYWLNKIYRKELRDAHIRGDLHIHDLGLLAPYCCGWDMEDFLRRGFKGAKGKVESRPPKHLETALGQLVNLLYTLQGESAGAQAVSSIDTYLAPFIYYDGLTLSQVKKALQRFVFNLNIPTRVGFQTPFTNITLDIAPHPLLKNQPAIIGGKNVDKKYGEFQKEMDLFNKAFCEVMMEGDGAQRAFSFPIPTINITPDFPWESEVADSIMEMTRKFGTPYFANFLNSDMAPEDIRSMCCRLRLDNRELRKRGGGLFGANPMTGSINVVTLNMARIGYTSKNVEEFKKQVRKLMELAKEICEEKRVVLENYMEAGLYPYSQYYLQSVKDSTGEYFKNHFSTVGLNGMNEACINLLGEDITTEEGQGFAVEIMEFMNRVIQIFQEETGSLWNLEASPAEGTSYRFARIDKALYPRIIAQGQEEPYYTNSTQLPVGHTKDIFEAIKSQEALQTQYTGGTVFHGFIGEEVQDIETTKLLLKRSFENSHMPYMTITPTYSICQQHGYIKGEHFNCPECNEETEVWTRVVGFHRPVQSWNKGKREEFKDRLEFVPEESLKEDHLVTAKKDSKEEIAG; from the coding sequence TTGGCCATATCAAAAATACAAAAGAGAAACGGTGAAATAGTAGATTTTCAAATGACCAAAATAAAGGATGCCATATTTAAGGCTGTTCAGTCAGTGGGCGGCGATGATGAGATAAGAGCTGGTGTGCTGGCAAAAAAAGTCGTCGATATTGTTAATGAAACCTGCAGGGCCAGTATACCTTCTGTTGAAGACATACAAGATCTTGTGGAAAAGGTATTGATAGAAGAAGGACACGCAAAAACAGCAAAAGCATTTATTCTGTATCGCAAGAGAAGGGAAGAGTTAAGAGAAGTAAAAAACCTTTTTATGGATGCAGAAGAAATGGTAGAAGAATATGTTAGTCTGGATGACTGGCGTGTCAATGAAAATGCAAATATGGGTTTTTCGTTACAAGGGTTAAACAATCATATTGTTGAATCGATCAGTTCTAAATATTGGCTTAATAAAATTTATCGAAAAGAGCTACGAGATGCTCATATAAGAGGAGATTTACATATTCATGATCTGGGGTTATTGGCTCCTTACTGTTGCGGATGGGATATGGAAGATTTTCTGAGAAGAGGATTTAAAGGAGCAAAAGGGAAGGTTGAGTCACGACCTCCTAAGCATTTAGAGACAGCTTTAGGACAACTGGTTAATTTATTATATACATTACAAGGTGAATCGGCAGGTGCGCAGGCTGTTTCCAGCATCGATACGTATTTAGCGCCTTTTATTTATTATGATGGATTAACATTAAGTCAGGTAAAAAAAGCGTTACAACGATTTGTCTTTAACTTAAACATTCCGACAAGAGTTGGTTTTCAAACACCATTTACCAATATTACACTAGATATAGCTCCTCACCCACTATTAAAAAATCAGCCAGCCATCATAGGAGGAAAAAATGTAGACAAGAAATACGGTGAATTCCAGAAAGAAATGGATCTGTTTAACAAAGCTTTCTGTGAAGTAATGATGGAAGGTGATGGTGCTCAGCGAGCCTTTAGCTTTCCGATTCCTACAATAAATATAACTCCTGATTTTCCATGGGAGTCAGAAGTTGCCGACTCTATTATGGAAATGACGCGGAAATTTGGAACACCTTATTTTGCTAACTTCCTGAATTCTGATATGGCACCGGAAGACATCCGAAGCATGTGTTGCCGATTGAGACTTGATAATCGCGAACTAAGAAAACGTGGCGGCGGATTGTTTGGTGCTAATCCAATGACCGGATCTATTAATGTGGTAACCTTAAACATGGCAAGGATAGGTTATACATCCAAAAACGTAGAAGAGTTTAAGAAACAGGTTCGAAAATTGATGGAGCTTGCAAAAGAAATATGCGAAGAAAAACGTGTTGTATTAGAAAATTATATGGAAGCAGGATTATATCCTTACTCTCAATATTACTTGCAAAGCGTAAAAGATTCTACAGGAGAGTATTTTAAGAATCACTTCTCTACCGTTGGACTTAATGGAATGAACGAAGCATGTATAAACCTTTTGGGAGAAGATATTACCACAGAAGAAGGACAAGGCTTTGCGGTGGAAATAATGGAATTTATGAATCGTGTGATTCAGATTTTTCAAGAAGAAACAGGAAGCCTATGGAACCTGGAAGCATCTCCTGCAGAAGGTACTTCCTACCGATTTGCTCGAATAGATAAAGCGCTTTACCCTAGAATCATTGCACAGGGTCAGGAAGAACCTTACTATACTAATTCAACACAACTTCCTGTAGGTCACACAAAAGATATTTTTGAAGCAATCAAATCTCAGGAAGCTTTACAGACACAGTATACAGGAGGAACTGTCTTTCATGGGTTTATTGGCGAAGAAGTACAGGACATTGAAACCACGAAGCTGTTATTAAAAAGAAGCTTTGAAAATTCTCACATGCCCTATATGACAATTACCCCTACCTATAGCATATGCCAGCAGCATGGTTATATCAAAGGAGAACATTTTAATTGTCCTGAATGCAATGAAGAAACAGAAGTTTGGACAAGGGTAGTTGGATTCCATCGACCGGTACAATCATGGAACAAAGGAAAACGGGAAGAATTTAAGGATAGACTGGAATTTGTTCCAGAAGAAAGCCTAAAAGAGGATCACCTAGTAACGGCTAAAAAAGATTCCAAGGAAGAAATAGCTGGATAA
- a CDS encoding ABC-F family ATP-binding cassette domain-containing protein translates to MNYVSLEDVTHQYGIQPILKDVTLYIGSETKLGIIGANGTGKTTLLNILAGKKVPDSGNVSVHPNCRVEMVSQETEEKIDHTVLEAVMKSENPEMKLLSEYNRVTEQLQHFPNNVQYSEEWQRLHQQIEDKNLWKLETQAKTILTKLGLSDYQMKVQQLSGGQRRRISLARSLIQPSELLVLDEPTNHLDLAMISWLEDWLCQRKQALVIVTHDRYFLDRVTSSIGELEEGKWTLFSGAYQYYLEKKQEIIHDHKKEQQRMKTIFKKELAWIRRGARARSTKQKARIDRFENLEEKMVKDSEKQLDIPLLQKRMGKQVLEAKEVSFSYEEGKPILQNVNFLLKPGEIVGIVGKNGTGKSTLLQLMAGNLEPIAGTMKWGKTIKTAYLDQESKDLNPELRVLEYAREGREYMTVEGNRKISASQLLERFMFSQERQWTEIGKLSGGEKRRLYLMRQLMEEPNFLLLDEPTNDLDLYTLTLLEEYLLSFEGTVIISSHDRYLLDRLVDRLFILEGDGTVQEYQGSCSEWMERQSSEKSSKPDKDQRKSKDFTTNERDNKKRKGLKLSFNEKKEYETLEPEIQNIEKQIEVVENQMEDQQTDFAALQNSMKEKEKLEAYLEEKLMRWAELTEKIEKINKDKE, encoded by the coding sequence ATGAATTATGTAAGTCTTGAAGATGTGACACACCAGTATGGGATACAGCCCATACTTAAAGATGTAACACTCTATATTGGTTCAGAGACAAAATTGGGAATTATTGGAGCTAACGGTACCGGTAAAACCACGTTGCTAAATATTTTAGCAGGAAAAAAAGTTCCAGATTCTGGAAATGTAAGTGTTCATCCAAATTGCCGGGTGGAAATGGTTTCTCAGGAAACAGAAGAAAAAATAGATCATACGGTTTTAGAAGCGGTGATGAAAAGTGAAAATCCGGAAATGAAGTTGCTTTCTGAGTACAATAGAGTAACGGAACAACTGCAACACTTTCCCAATAATGTACAGTACTCAGAAGAATGGCAGCGACTTCATCAGCAGATTGAAGATAAAAACCTATGGAAACTAGAAACACAAGCAAAAACGATTTTAACAAAACTAGGTTTATCTGATTATCAGATGAAAGTACAACAGCTTTCCGGTGGACAGAGAAGACGGATTTCTTTAGCACGTTCTCTAATACAGCCATCAGAACTCTTAGTGTTAGATGAACCGACGAATCATTTGGATCTGGCAATGATTTCCTGGTTGGAAGATTGGCTATGCCAGAGAAAACAAGCGCTGGTTATTGTCACTCATGATCGATACTTTTTGGATAGGGTGACGAGTTCGATCGGTGAATTGGAAGAAGGAAAATGGACACTGTTTTCTGGTGCGTATCAATATTATTTGGAAAAGAAGCAAGAAATCATTCATGATCATAAAAAAGAACAGCAACGAATGAAAACCATATTCAAAAAAGAACTTGCGTGGATTAGGCGTGGTGCTAGGGCAAGAAGCACCAAGCAAAAAGCTAGAATTGACCGATTTGAAAATCTGGAAGAAAAAATGGTCAAAGACAGTGAAAAGCAGTTGGATATTCCACTTCTGCAAAAGCGGATGGGAAAGCAAGTATTAGAGGCGAAAGAAGTATCTTTCTCTTACGAAGAGGGAAAACCAATTCTTCAAAACGTAAATTTCTTATTAAAACCAGGGGAAATAGTAGGCATTGTAGGGAAGAATGGCACAGGTAAAAGCACGTTACTGCAATTAATGGCAGGCAACCTTGAACCCATAGCTGGGACCATGAAGTGGGGAAAAACGATTAAAACGGCTTATCTTGATCAAGAAAGTAAGGATCTAAACCCAGAATTGCGTGTGCTGGAGTATGCACGGGAAGGTAGAGAATATATGACGGTTGAAGGAAACCGAAAAATCTCTGCTTCACAACTATTGGAACGATTTATGTTTAGTCAGGAAAGACAATGGACAGAAATAGGCAAACTGTCTGGTGGCGAAAAAAGAAGGCTTTATTTAATGAGACAACTGATGGAAGAGCCTAACTTTTTGTTGTTGGATGAGCCGACAAATGATTTGGATTTATATACGCTTACGTTGTTAGAGGAATACCTGCTTTCTTTTGAAGGTACTGTGATCATATCTTCGCATGATCGATATCTGCTTGACAGATTAGTAGACCGACTGTTTATTCTTGAAGGAGATGGGACAGTACAAGAATATCAAGGATCTTGCAGTGAATGGATGGAAAGACAATCATCCGAAAAATCCTCAAAGCCTGACAAGGACCAAAGGAAAAGCAAGGACTTTACAACCAATGAACGAGACAATAAAAAACGAAAAGGATTAAAACTGAGCTTCAATGAAAAAAAGGAATACGAAACCCTCGAACCGGAAATTCAAAACATAGAAAAACAAATAGAGGTTGTTGAAAACCAGATGGAAGACCAACAGACAGATTTTGCTGCGCTTCAAAATAGTATGAAAGAAAAAGAAAAATTGGAAGCTTATTTGGAAGAAAAGCTGATGCGATGGGCAGAACTAACAGAAAAAATTGAAAAAATAAATAAGGATAAGGAATAA
- the murI gene encoding glutamate racemase has translation MEEVNQGPIGVFDSGYGGISVLANLIEAMPKESFVYISDSINAPYGELESQEVLNHALNHMRILEKQSAKAVVIACNTATSAAATALRAKYSFPIIGMEPAVKPAITKSSSGKILVAATGLTLKERKFAALVKKMDLQHNIVTLPCHGLVEIIEEYGPESKEVTKKLDELLAPLQPLNVDGVVLGCTHYVLIKNQWKAALPEGTRIHDGNEGTVKQTMRMIMENTTITKAHSMGKVSLMDSSQDDERLEKSKQLLQNQLRINGIVSSDQLEIELRKNNELCKS, from the coding sequence GTGGAAGAAGTAAATCAGGGACCAATAGGCGTTTTTGACTCCGGATATGGAGGAATAAGCGTCTTAGCAAATTTAATTGAAGCAATGCCAAAAGAATCTTTTGTTTATATCAGTGATTCGATAAATGCGCCTTATGGAGAGTTGGAGTCCCAAGAGGTATTAAACCATGCCTTAAATCATATGCGGATATTAGAAAAACAATCAGCAAAAGCTGTTGTTATTGCTTGCAACACGGCTACTAGTGCAGCGGCAACTGCCTTGCGTGCAAAATATTCATTTCCAATAATTGGGATGGAACCAGCAGTAAAGCCAGCCATAACGAAATCAAGTTCAGGTAAAATACTGGTGGCGGCTACAGGGTTAACTCTGAAAGAGCGAAAATTCGCTGCACTTGTGAAAAAGATGGACCTTCAACATAATATTGTCACATTACCATGTCACGGTTTAGTGGAAATCATCGAAGAGTATGGACCGGAATCTAAAGAAGTAACAAAAAAACTTGACGAATTGTTAGCTCCGTTACAACCCTTAAATGTTGACGGTGTTGTTTTAGGGTGCACTCATTACGTACTGATTAAAAACCAATGGAAAGCTGCTTTGCCGGAAGGAACAAGGATACACGATGGAAATGAGGGCACGGTGAAGCAAACAATGCGAATGATCATGGAAAATACAACAATAACAAAGGCTCACTCTATGGGAAAAGTATCTTTGATGGACTCGAGTCAAGATGATGAACGTCTTGAAAAAAGCAAGCAGTTGCTGCAGAATCAACTGAGAATAAATGGGATTGTTTCCAGCGACCAACTAGAAATAGAATTGAGGAAAAACAATGAATTATGTAAGTCTTGA